One genomic segment of Burkholderia pyrrocinia includes these proteins:
- a CDS encoding DNA translocase FtsK, with amino-acid sequence MAKAPYSAQAQALPHRMSKLLTEIRWILQVALCAFLVMALLSYSRRDPSWTHAAQVDHISNWAGRVGAWTADIILLLFGLSAYWLIVPLGRRIAVNYRRITRHEAVADEPERPIGWLTEIFSFVLVVLACDGIEALRMWSLKVQLPRAPGGVVGEAVAGAMSHAFGFTGGTLLLLIALSIGLSLYFRFSWLSVSERVGGAILSAVNVAKLRREAERDRKLGEAAAVRREGKVEEERVRIEDHEPVTIVPPVVTPAKSERVERERQVPLFTDLPGDSTLPPVSLLDPAPKTQEAISADTLEFTSRLIEKKLKDFGVEASVVAAYPGPVVTRYEIEPATGVKGSQIVNLAKDLARSLSLVSIRVVETIPGKNYMALELPNQRRQTVHLSEIIGSEVYAAASSALTLSLGKDIGGKPVCADLAKMPHLLVAGTTGSGKSVGINAMILSLLYKATADQVRLILIDPKMLEMSVYEGIPHLLCPVVTDMRQAGHALNWTVAEMERRYKLMSKLGVRNLAGYNNKIDDAAKREEKIPNPFSLTPEDPEPLGRLPNIVVVIDELADLMMVVGKKVEELIARIAQKARAAGIHLILATQRPSVDVITGLIKANVPTRIAFQVSSKIDSRTILDQMGAESLLGMGDMLYLPPGSGLPVRVHGAFVGDDEVHRVVDKLKEQGEPNYVEGLLEGGTADGDEGSAGAGTGEGGGESDPLYDQAVEIVIKNRRASISLVQRHLRIGYNRAARLLEQMEQSGLVSAMSSSGNREILVPARDAE; translated from the coding sequence ATGGCAAAAGCTCCTTATTCCGCCCAGGCACAGGCGTTGCCGCACCGGATGTCGAAGCTCCTCACGGAGATCCGCTGGATTCTCCAGGTCGCGCTCTGCGCATTTCTGGTGATGGCCCTGCTGAGCTACAGCCGGCGCGATCCGAGCTGGACGCACGCCGCGCAGGTGGACCACATCTCGAACTGGGCCGGCCGCGTCGGCGCGTGGACAGCCGACATCATCCTGCTGCTGTTCGGCCTGTCGGCCTACTGGCTGATCGTGCCGCTCGGGCGGCGCATCGCCGTCAACTACCGCCGTATCACGCGCCACGAGGCGGTCGCAGACGAACCCGAGCGGCCGATCGGCTGGCTCACCGAAATCTTCTCATTCGTGCTCGTCGTGCTGGCGTGCGACGGCATCGAGGCGCTGCGCATGTGGTCGCTGAAGGTGCAGTTGCCGCGTGCGCCGGGCGGCGTCGTCGGCGAGGCCGTCGCGGGCGCGATGTCGCACGCGTTCGGCTTCACGGGCGGCACGCTGCTGCTGTTGATCGCGCTCTCGATCGGCCTGTCGCTGTATTTCCGCTTCTCGTGGCTGTCGGTTTCCGAGCGCGTCGGCGGCGCGATCCTGTCGGCCGTCAACGTCGCGAAGCTGCGCCGCGAGGCCGAGCGCGACCGCAAGCTCGGCGAAGCCGCGGCCGTGCGCCGCGAAGGCAAGGTCGAGGAGGAGCGCGTGCGCATCGAGGATCACGAGCCCGTGACGATCGTGCCGCCGGTCGTCACGCCGGCGAAGTCCGAGCGTGTCGAGCGCGAGCGCCAGGTGCCGCTCTTCACCGACCTGCCGGGCGATTCGACGCTGCCGCCGGTGTCGCTGCTCGACCCCGCGCCGAAGACGCAGGAAGCGATTTCGGCCGATACGCTCGAATTCACGTCGCGCCTGATCGAGAAGAAGCTGAAGGATTTCGGTGTCGAGGCGAGCGTTGTCGCCGCGTATCCGGGCCCGGTCGTCACGCGCTACGAGATCGAGCCGGCCACCGGCGTGAAGGGCAGCCAGATCGTCAACCTCGCGAAGGATCTCGCGCGCTCGCTGTCGCTCGTGTCGATCCGCGTCGTCGAGACGATCCCCGGCAAGAACTACATGGCGCTCGAACTGCCGAACCAGCGCCGCCAGACGGTGCACCTGTCCGAGATCATCGGCTCCGAGGTGTATGCGGCCGCATCGTCGGCGCTGACGCTGAGCCTCGGCAAGGACATCGGCGGCAAGCCCGTGTGCGCGGATCTCGCGAAGATGCCGCACCTGCTCGTTGCCGGCACGACCGGTTCGGGCAAGTCGGTCGGGATCAACGCGATGATCCTGTCGCTGCTGTACAAGGCGACCGCCGATCAGGTGCGCCTGATCCTGATCGATCCGAAGATGCTCGAAATGAGCGTCTACGAAGGCATTCCGCACCTGCTGTGCCCGGTCGTCACCGACATGCGCCAGGCCGGCCATGCGCTGAACTGGACGGTCGCGGAGATGGAGCGCCGCTACAAGCTGATGAGCAAGCTCGGCGTGCGCAACCTCGCGGGCTACAACAACAAGATCGACGACGCGGCGAAGCGCGAGGAGAAGATTCCGAACCCGTTCAGCCTGACGCCGGAAGATCCCGAGCCGCTGGGCCGCCTGCCGAACATCGTCGTCGTGATCGACGAGCTGGCCGACCTGATGATGGTCGTCGGCAAGAAGGTCGAGGAACTGATCGCGCGGATCGCGCAGAAGGCGCGCGCGGCCGGCATCCACCTGATCCTCGCAACGCAGCGTCCGTCCGTCGACGTGATCACGGGCCTGATCAAGGCGAACGTGCCGACGCGGATCGCGTTCCAAGTGTCGTCGAAGATCGACTCGCGCACGATTCTCGACCAGATGGGCGCCGAATCGCTGCTCGGGATGGGCGACATGCTGTACCTGCCGCCCGGCTCCGGGCTGCCCGTGCGCGTGCACGGCGCATTCGTCGGCGACGACGAAGTGCATCGCGTCGTCGACAAGCTCAAGGAGCAGGGCGAGCCGAACTACGTCGAGGGCCTGCTCGAAGGCGGCACCGCCGACGGCGACGAGGGCTCGGCCGGCGCGGGAACCGGCGAAGGCGGCGGCGAGTCTGATCCGCTGTACGACCAGGCGGTCGAGATCGTCATCAAGAACCGCCGCGCGTCGATCTCGCTCGTGCAGCGTCATTTGCGGATCGGCTATAACCGCGCGGCACGGCTGCTCGAGCAGATGGAACAGTCGGGGCTCGTGTCGGCGATGTCGTCGAGCGGCAACCGCGAAATTCTTGTGCCGGCGCGCGACGCGGAATGA
- the trxB gene encoding thioredoxin-disulfide reductase has translation MSTPKHAKVLILGSGPAGYTAAVYAARANLSPVLITGIAQGGQLMTTTDVENWPADGKGVQGPELMARFLDHAERFNTEIVFDHIHTAKLHEQPIRLIGDSGEYTCDSLIIATGASAQYLGLPSEEAFMGKGVSACATCDGFFYRGQEVAVVGGGNTAVEEALYLTGIAKKVTVIHRRDKFRAEPILIDRLLEKEKEGVVDIKWDHVLDEVTGADSGVTGLRIKNVKTGTTEDLNVQGVFVAIGHKPNTDLFQGQLEMKDGYILTKSGLHGNATSTSVAGVFAAGDVQDNVYRQAITSAGTGCMAALDAQRYLESLHDKK, from the coding sequence ATGTCCACGCCCAAACACGCCAAAGTCCTGATTCTCGGTTCCGGCCCCGCCGGCTACACGGCCGCCGTCTACGCGGCACGCGCCAACCTGTCCCCGGTGCTGATCACCGGCATCGCGCAGGGCGGCCAGCTGATGACCACGACCGATGTCGAAAACTGGCCGGCTGACGGGAAAGGCGTGCAGGGTCCGGAACTGATGGCGCGCTTCCTCGATCACGCCGAGCGCTTCAACACCGAAATCGTCTTCGACCACATCCACACCGCGAAACTGCACGAGCAGCCGATCCGCCTGATCGGCGACTCGGGCGAATACACGTGCGATTCGCTGATCATCGCGACCGGCGCGTCCGCGCAGTACCTCGGCCTGCCGTCCGAGGAAGCGTTCATGGGCAAGGGCGTGTCGGCCTGCGCAACCTGCGACGGCTTCTTCTATCGCGGCCAGGAAGTCGCGGTGGTCGGCGGCGGCAACACGGCCGTCGAGGAAGCGCTCTACCTGACGGGCATCGCGAAGAAGGTCACGGTGATCCACCGCCGCGACAAGTTTCGCGCGGAGCCGATCCTGATCGACCGCCTGCTGGAGAAGGAAAAGGAAGGCGTCGTCGACATCAAGTGGGATCACGTGCTCGACGAGGTGACGGGCGCGGATTCGGGCGTCACGGGCCTGCGCATCAAGAACGTGAAGACCGGCACGACGGAAGACCTCAATGTGCAAGGCGTGTTCGTCGCGATCGGCCACAAGCCGAACACCGACCTGTTCCAGGGCCAGCTCGAGATGAAGGACGGCTACATCCTGACGAAGAGCGGCCTGCACGGCAACGCGACGTCGACGAGCGTCGCGGGCGTGTTCGCCGCGGGCGACGTGCAGGACAACGTGTACCGCCAGGCGATCACGAGCGCCGGCACGGGCTGCATGGCCGCGCTCGACGCGCAGCGCTACCTCGAAAGCCTGCACGACAAGAAGTAA
- a CDS encoding Smr/MutS family protein, with protein sequence MAKNQPHPSDPAKRKIAARPANPAPAAPPPAPDPAALRGQGLAGLGALRKSLQGEADRRERERVETAKAERKTEADANLFRNEIGTVQPLNAPPRAAAGRMPPDPVPKQTQRDEEDVLNATLSDEFDPETVLDSDDSLYYHRPGISRDVVRKLRSGAWIVQAQLDLHGMRRDEARDALAEFIREASKKGLRCLRVIHGKGLGSIGKEPVLKGKVRAWLVQKEEVIAFCEARGHDGGAGAVLVLLQPLAAPADRGPRAAS encoded by the coding sequence ATGGCGAAGAACCAGCCCCATCCGAGCGATCCCGCGAAGCGGAAGATCGCCGCCCGTCCCGCGAACCCCGCGCCGGCCGCCCCGCCGCCCGCACCCGATCCGGCCGCGTTGCGCGGCCAGGGCCTCGCCGGCCTCGGCGCGTTGCGCAAGTCGCTGCAAGGCGAAGCCGATCGGCGCGAGCGTGAGCGCGTCGAAACCGCGAAGGCCGAGCGCAAGACGGAAGCCGACGCGAACCTGTTCCGCAACGAAATCGGCACGGTCCAGCCGCTGAACGCGCCGCCGCGCGCGGCGGCCGGCCGCATGCCGCCCGACCCGGTGCCGAAGCAGACGCAGCGCGATGAAGAAGACGTGCTGAACGCGACGCTGTCGGACGAATTCGATCCCGAGACGGTGCTCGACAGCGACGACTCGCTGTATTACCACCGCCCCGGCATCAGCCGCGACGTCGTGCGCAAGCTGCGCAGCGGCGCGTGGATCGTGCAGGCGCAGCTCGACCTGCACGGGATGCGTCGCGACGAGGCGCGCGACGCACTCGCCGAATTCATCCGCGAAGCCAGCAAGAAAGGGCTGCGCTGCCTGCGCGTGATCCACGGCAAGGGGCTCGGCTCGATCGGCAAGGAACCCGTGCTGAAGGGCAAGGTGCGCGCGTGGCTCGTGCAGAAGGAAGAAGTGATCGCGTTCTGCGAGGCGCGCGGCCACGACGGTGGTGCGGGCGCGGTGCTCGTGCTGCTGCAACCGCTCGCGGCGCCCGCCGACCGGGGGCCGCGTGCCGCATCCTAG
- a CDS encoding trimeric intracellular cation channel family protein — MPHPRLTLAIAVLEAIATLAFAISGFIEARKNRLDSVGTFVVALATAFGGGTLRDILLERRPFYWVVHDDYVIAIFVLALFAPFVLRMLSRLSAERLLLVADAIGLGIFSISGTAIALDAEMPRFIAVMMGVITGVVGGIVRDVLCNDIPLILRDSRPYATCAFVGCWFYLLLVWLQFDSVYSVLLATGFILVARLATFKFDVRLPH; from the coding sequence GTGCCGCATCCTAGGCTGACGCTCGCGATCGCCGTACTGGAGGCGATCGCGACGCTGGCGTTCGCGATTTCGGGTTTCATCGAGGCGCGCAAGAACCGCCTCGACTCGGTCGGCACGTTCGTCGTCGCGCTCGCCACCGCGTTCGGCGGCGGCACGCTGCGCGACATCCTGCTCGAGCGCAGGCCGTTCTACTGGGTCGTGCACGACGACTACGTGATCGCGATCTTCGTGCTCGCGCTGTTCGCGCCGTTCGTGCTGCGGATGCTGTCGCGACTGTCGGCCGAGCGGTTGCTGCTCGTCGCCGACGCGATCGGGCTCGGCATCTTCAGCATCTCGGGCACGGCGATCGCGCTCGATGCCGAGATGCCGCGTTTCATCGCGGTGATGATGGGCGTGATCACCGGCGTGGTCGGCGGGATCGTCCGCGACGTGCTGTGCAACGACATCCCGCTGATCCTGCGCGATTCGCGGCCGTATGCGACCTGTGCGTTCGTCGGCTGCTGGTTCTACCTGCTGCTCGTGTGGCTGCAGTTCGACTCGGTGTACAGCGTGCTGCTCGCCACCGGCTTCATCCTCGTCGCGCGGCTGGCGACGTTCAAGTTCGACGTGCGGCTGCCGCACTGA
- a CDS encoding ABC transporter ATP-binding protein: MASLSIRDVYKTYPNGVPVLKGVDIEIEDGQFLILVGGSGCGKSTLLNMIAGLETVTSGEICIDGKVVNDLSPKDRDIAMVFQSYALYPSMTVRENISFGLNIRKVPKNEQQQIVDRVSQMLQIQHLLDRKPGQLSGGQRQRVAMGRALARDPSLFLFDEPLSNLDAKLRIEMRAEIKLLHQRLGTTIVYVTHDQIEAMTLGDRIAVMKDGVVQQFGAPQEIYDSPSNLFVAGFIGAPPMNFINGKLVEQGSGIALEIDTGLARSALKLPFDAKRMNGHVGREVILGLRPERITDARNAHNGEASSLQPIDVRVDVTEPTGPDTHVFAQVNGKRIVSRVHPAANPQPGQTQSLLFDVSKAVLFDPASEERIA, translated from the coding sequence ATGGCAAGCCTTTCCATCCGTGACGTGTACAAGACCTACCCGAACGGGGTGCCGGTCCTGAAGGGTGTCGACATCGAGATCGAGGACGGACAGTTCCTGATCCTGGTCGGCGGATCGGGCTGCGGGAAATCGACGCTGCTCAACATGATCGCCGGGCTCGAGACCGTCACGAGCGGCGAGATCTGCATCGACGGCAAGGTCGTCAACGACCTGTCGCCGAAGGATCGCGACATCGCGATGGTGTTCCAGTCGTACGCGCTGTATCCGTCGATGACGGTGCGAGAGAACATCTCGTTCGGCCTGAACATCCGCAAGGTGCCGAAGAACGAGCAGCAGCAGATCGTCGACCGCGTGTCGCAGATGCTGCAGATCCAGCACCTGCTCGACCGCAAGCCGGGCCAGTTGTCGGGCGGCCAGCGCCAGCGCGTCGCGATGGGCCGCGCGCTCGCGCGCGATCCGTCGCTGTTCCTGTTCGACGAGCCGCTGTCGAACCTCGACGCGAAGCTGCGCATCGAGATGCGCGCCGAAATCAAGCTGTTGCACCAGCGCCTCGGCACGACGATCGTCTACGTGACGCACGACCAGATCGAGGCGATGACGCTCGGCGACCGGATCGCGGTGATGAAGGACGGCGTGGTCCAGCAGTTCGGCGCGCCGCAGGAGATCTACGATTCGCCGTCGAACCTGTTCGTCGCGGGCTTCATCGGCGCGCCGCCGATGAACTTCATCAACGGCAAGCTGGTCGAGCAGGGCAGCGGAATCGCGCTCGAGATCGATACGGGCCTCGCGCGCAGCGCGCTGAAGCTGCCGTTCGACGCGAAGCGGATGAACGGCCACGTCGGCCGCGAGGTGATCCTCGGCCTGCGTCCGGAGCGCATCACCGACGCGCGCAACGCGCACAACGGCGAGGCGTCGAGCCTGCAGCCGATCGACGTGCGCGTCGACGTGACCGAGCCGACCGGGCCGGACACGCACGTGTTCGCGCAGGTGAACGGCAAGCGCATCGTGAGCCGCGTGCATCCGGCCGCGAACCCGCAGCCGGGTCAGACGCAGTCGCTGTTGTTCGACGTGTCGAAGGCCGTGCTGTTCGATCCGGCATCGGAAGAGCGGATCGCGTGA
- a CDS encoding carbohydrate ABC transporter permease, whose amino-acid sequence MQPKMTISRAVIYAALILFALYFLFPIYVMLSTSFKDLDQLRTGNLLTPPTSWTVDPWVKAWSGACTGVRCDGMKPFFLNSLQMVIPAVLISSLIGAFNGYVLTHWRFRGADALFTMMLVGCFIPFQVILLPMARLQGMLGLANTIPGLVFVHVVYGIAFTTMFFRNFYVSVPSELVKAARIDGAGFFTIFTKILLPVSLPIFMVCLIWQFTQIWNDFLFGIVFSGVDSMPITVALNNLVNTSTGVKEYNVDMAGAIIAALPTLLVYIVAGRYFVRGLTAGAVKG is encoded by the coding sequence ATGCAGCCTAAGATGACGATCAGCCGGGCAGTGATCTACGCGGCGCTGATCCTGTTCGCGCTGTATTTCCTGTTCCCGATCTACGTGATGCTGTCGACGTCGTTCAAGGACCTCGACCAGTTGCGCACCGGCAACCTGCTGACGCCGCCCACCAGCTGGACCGTCGATCCGTGGGTGAAGGCGTGGAGCGGTGCCTGTACCGGCGTGCGTTGCGACGGGATGAAGCCGTTCTTCCTGAACTCGCTGCAGATGGTGATTCCGGCCGTGCTGATCTCGTCGCTGATCGGCGCGTTCAACGGCTACGTGCTCACGCACTGGCGCTTTCGCGGCGCGGACGCGCTGTTCACGATGATGCTGGTCGGCTGCTTCATCCCGTTCCAGGTGATCCTGCTGCCGATGGCGCGCCTGCAGGGGATGCTCGGCCTCGCCAACACGATTCCCGGCCTCGTGTTCGTGCACGTCGTGTACGGGATCGCGTTCACGACGATGTTCTTCCGCAACTTCTACGTGAGCGTGCCGTCCGAGCTCGTGAAGGCCGCGCGCATCGACGGCGCGGGCTTCTTCACGATCTTCACGAAGATCCTGCTGCCCGTGTCGCTGCCGATCTTCATGGTGTGCCTGATCTGGCAATTCACGCAGATCTGGAACGACTTCCTGTTCGGGATCGTGTTCTCCGGCGTCGATTCGATGCCGATCACGGTGGCGCTGAACAACCTCGTCAACACGTCGACGGGCGTGAAGGAGTACAACGTCGACATGGCCGGCGCGATCATCGCCGCGCTGCCGACGCTGCTCGTCTACATCGTCGCCGGCCGCTACTTCGTGCGCGGGCTGACGGCGGGCGCGGTGAAGGGGTAG
- a CDS encoding carbohydrate ABC transporter permease — MAAPFSGNGSGAAAARRTSPMSAFADRWIPKLVLAPSVAIAVVFIYGFILITGYLSLTNSRLLPNYEFDGFGRYSDLFQNDVWWTSAANLGWFGIPFIAVCVALGLFLAILLDQRIRNEGALRAIFLYPMALSFIVTGTAWQWILNPGLGLEKVMHDWGWTSFSFGWLDDPDKAIFCVVIAAVWQSTGFVMALFLAGLRGVDAEIFKAAQVDGATLPTIYRKIVIPSMRPVFFSVLLILCHITIKTFDLVVALTAGGPGTSSSLPAMFMYTFSFNRGQLGLGAASSVMMLATVVAVLVPLMYMESRSTRNAA, encoded by the coding sequence GTGGCTGCCCCTTTTAGCGGAAACGGATCCGGCGCTGCCGCCGCACGGCGTACGTCGCCGATGTCGGCCTTCGCCGATCGCTGGATCCCGAAGCTCGTGCTTGCGCCGAGCGTCGCGATCGCCGTGGTATTCATCTACGGCTTCATCCTGATTACCGGCTATCTGTCGCTGACCAACTCGCGGCTGTTGCCGAACTACGAATTCGACGGCTTCGGCCGTTACTCGGACCTGTTCCAGAACGACGTGTGGTGGACCTCCGCCGCGAACCTCGGCTGGTTCGGGATTCCGTTCATCGCGGTCTGCGTCGCGCTCGGGCTGTTCCTCGCGATCCTGCTCGACCAGCGGATCCGCAACGAAGGCGCGCTGCGCGCGATCTTCCTGTACCCGATGGCGCTGTCGTTCATCGTCACCGGCACCGCGTGGCAGTGGATCCTGAACCCGGGCCTCGGCCTCGAGAAGGTGATGCACGACTGGGGCTGGACGAGCTTCTCGTTCGGCTGGCTCGACGATCCGGACAAGGCGATCTTCTGCGTGGTGATCGCGGCCGTCTGGCAGTCGACCGGCTTCGTGATGGCGCTGTTCCTCGCGGGGCTGCGCGGCGTCGACGCCGAGATTTTCAAGGCCGCGCAGGTCGACGGCGCGACGCTGCCGACCATCTACCGCAAGATCGTGATCCCGAGCATGCGCCCGGTGTTCTTCTCGGTGCTGCTGATCCTCTGCCACATCACGATCAAGACCTTCGACCTCGTTGTCGCGTTGACGGCGGGCGGCCCGGGCACGTCGTCGTCGCTGCCGGCGATGTTCATGTATACGTTTTCGTTCAACCGCGGCCAGCTCGGGCTCGGCGCGGCGTCGTCGGTGATGATGCTCGCGACCGTGGTCGCGGTGCTGGTGCCGCTGATGTATATGGAATCGAGGAGCACCCGCAATGCAGCCTAA
- a CDS encoding ABC transporter substrate-binding protein, with protein sequence MKVRSIMGALCAAGLMAGAVAAQAAENVTVLHWWTSGGESKAVGVLKDDLQKQGYVWKDFAVAGGAGAAAMTALKTKVISGDAPSAAQIKGPLIQDWADQGVLVNVDSAAGDWKQNLPPEIDKIIKYKGHTVAAPFSVHRVNWLYINKAALDKIGAKVPTTWPEFFAVADKLKAAGIQPVAMGGQPWQDLTLWEDVVLSQGPAFYKKALVDLDQATLTSPQMLSVFDTVRKIQGYFDTGRNGRDWNLATAMVINGKAGMQFMGDWAKGEFENAGKKAGKDYICAAVPGTANSYTFNVDSFVFFQQKGEKAPTAGQISLAKTIMTPDFQEQFSLLKGSVPVRLGVKMDKFDDCAKKSYADEQTAIKSGGFVPSLAHGMAQSDATAGAITDVVTKFMNSQQDSKSAVAALAKAAKVK encoded by the coding sequence ATGAAAGTTCGCTCGATCATGGGTGCGCTCTGCGCCGCAGGTCTGATGGCTGGCGCCGTGGCGGCGCAGGCAGCCGAGAACGTAACGGTGCTGCACTGGTGGACCTCGGGCGGCGAGTCGAAGGCCGTCGGCGTGCTGAAGGACGACCTGCAGAAGCAGGGCTATGTGTGGAAGGACTTTGCGGTCGCGGGCGGCGCCGGCGCCGCGGCGATGACCGCGCTGAAGACCAAGGTGATCAGCGGCGACGCACCGTCGGCCGCGCAGATCAAGGGTCCGCTGATTCAGGACTGGGCCGACCAGGGCGTGCTCGTCAACGTCGATTCCGCCGCCGGCGACTGGAAGCAGAACCTGCCGCCGGAAATCGACAAGATCATCAAGTACAAGGGCCACACCGTTGCCGCGCCGTTCTCGGTGCACCGCGTGAACTGGCTGTACATCAACAAGGCCGCGCTCGACAAGATCGGTGCGAAGGTGCCGACTACCTGGCCCGAATTCTTCGCGGTGGCCGACAAGCTGAAGGCCGCGGGCATCCAGCCGGTCGCGATGGGCGGCCAGCCGTGGCAGGACCTGACGCTGTGGGAAGACGTGGTGTTGTCGCAGGGCCCGGCGTTCTACAAGAAGGCGCTGGTCGATCTCGACCAGGCGACGCTGACGTCGCCGCAGATGCTGTCCGTGTTCGACACGGTGCGCAAGATCCAGGGCTACTTCGATACGGGCCGTAACGGCCGCGACTGGAACCTCGCGACCGCGATGGTCATCAACGGCAAGGCCGGCATGCAGTTCATGGGCGACTGGGCGAAGGGCGAGTTCGAGAACGCGGGCAAGAAGGCGGGCAAGGACTACATCTGCGCGGCGGTGCCGGGTACGGCGAATTCGTACACGTTCAACGTCGATTCGTTCGTGTTCTTCCAGCAGAAGGGCGAGAAGGCCCCGACGGCGGGCCAGATCTCGCTCGCGAAGACGATCATGACGCCGGACTTCCAGGAGCAGTTCAGCCTGCTGAAGGGCTCGGTGCCGGTGCGCCTCGGCGTGAAGATGGACAAGTTCGACGACTGCGCGAAGAAGTCATATGCCGACGAGCAGACCGCGATCAAGTCGGGCGGCTTCGTGCCGTCGCTCGCGCACGGGATGGCGCAGAGCGATGCGACCGCCGGCGCGATCACGGACGTCGTGACGAAGTTCATGAACTCGCAGCAGGATTCGAAGAGCGCGGTCGCCGCGCTCGCGAAGGCCGCGAAGGTCAAGTAA
- the zwf gene encoding glucose-6-phosphate dehydrogenase, whose amino-acid sequence MHTDSTFTFVLFGGTGDLSMRKILPALFEAHRANMLAESGRIIAVARHESDRAGYLEWVDTHVKPHAVKAAGKAFDEAAWKSFLERIEYVKLDLGRAEDYVVLRDAIASLPGIRVFYLATGPSLFVPICNALASVGLSEGSRIVLEKPLGYDLRSSNAINDAVGEIFAEGQIYRIDHYLGKEPVQNLLALRFGNALFEPLWRREWVESIQITIAEELGVEARGDFYDNTGALRDMVQNHLLQLLSIVAMEPPHSMDSDSVRDEKLRVLRALKPVDPRDIGKVAVRGQYHAGVIKGAQVPAYATEPGVKPDSQTETFVALKVEIENWRWAGVPFFLRTGKRLADRVAEIVVNFRPVPHSALGPTALRPGANRLVIRLQPNETIRLYCLAKQPGEGMNLASVHLDLAFDQFFKEGQMEAYQRLLLDVINGRLALFVRRDEQEAAWRWVEPILNEWARTLKPPKPYAAGTWGPAAASAMLAQHDTCWLEEEN is encoded by the coding sequence ATGCATACCGATTCCACCTTTACCTTCGTACTTTTCGGCGGCACCGGCGATCTGTCGATGCGCAAGATCCTGCCCGCGCTGTTCGAAGCGCACCGCGCGAACATGCTGGCGGAGAGCGGCCGGATCATCGCGGTGGCACGGCACGAATCGGATCGGGCGGGGTATCTCGAGTGGGTCGACACGCACGTGAAGCCGCATGCGGTCAAGGCGGCCGGCAAGGCGTTCGACGAAGCCGCGTGGAAATCCTTCCTCGAACGCATCGAGTACGTGAAGCTCGACCTCGGCCGCGCGGAAGACTACGTCGTGCTGCGCGACGCGATCGCGTCGCTGCCCGGCATCCGCGTGTTCTATCTCGCGACGGGCCCGTCGCTGTTCGTGCCGATCTGCAACGCGCTCGCGTCGGTCGGGCTGAGCGAAGGTTCGCGCATCGTGCTCGAGAAGCCGCTCGGCTACGACCTGCGTTCGTCGAATGCGATCAACGACGCGGTCGGCGAGATCTTCGCGGAAGGCCAGATCTACCGGATCGACCACTACCTCGGCAAGGAGCCGGTGCAGAACCTGCTCGCGCTGCGCTTCGGCAATGCGCTGTTCGAGCCGCTGTGGCGCCGCGAATGGGTCGAGAGCATCCAGATCACGATCGCCGAGGAACTCGGCGTCGAAGCACGCGGCGATTTCTACGACAATACGGGCGCGCTGCGCGACATGGTGCAGAACCACCTGCTGCAACTGCTGTCGATCGTCGCGATGGAGCCGCCGCATTCGATGGATTCCGACTCGGTGCGCGACGAGAAGCTGCGCGTGCTGCGGGCGCTGAAGCCGGTCGATCCGCGCGACATCGGCAAGGTTGCCGTGCGCGGCCAGTATCATGCGGGCGTGATCAAGGGCGCGCAGGTGCCGGCCTACGCAACCGAGCCGGGCGTGAAGCCCGACAGCCAGACCGAAACCTTCGTCGCGCTGAAGGTCGAGATCGAGAACTGGCGCTGGGCCGGCGTGCCGTTCTTCCTGCGCACCGGCAAGCGTCTTGCCGACCGCGTCGCGGAGATCGTCGTCAACTTCCGCCCGGTGCCGCACTCGGCGCTCGGACCGACCGCGCTGCGGCCCGGCGCGAACCGCCTCGTGATCCGGCTGCAGCCGAACGAGACGATCCGGCTGTACTGCCTCGCGAAGCAGCCCGGCGAAGGGATGAACCTCGCGAGCGTGCACCTCGATCTCGCGTTCGACCAGTTCTTCAAGGAAGGGCAGATGGAGGCGTACCAGCGCCTGCTGCTCGACGTGATCAACGGCCGGCTCGCGCTGTTCGTGCGTCGCGACGAGCAGGAAGCCGCATGGCGCTGGGTCGAGCCGATCCTGAACGAATGGGCGCGCACGCTGAAGCCGCCGAAGCCGTACGCGGCGGGCACGTGGGGGCCGGCCGCGGCGAGCGCGATGCTCGCGCAGCACGACACCTGCTGGCTCGAAGAAGAAAACTGA